In Eremothecium gossypii ATCC 10895 chromosome III, complete sequence, the genomic window TCGCGCAGCGGGGATACGGCGAGCCGCAGTGCGGACAGAGGTACTTCTGGGACGGCGCGCCGTGGGTGTTCGGGTTGCTGCTGTTCCAGGCGTACTTTTTGGCGGGGATGCCCTTGATGCCGCTGCCCTGGCGCGGGAGCAGCGGGTTTGCGTCCGCGGGCTTGTTGATGTTCTTGTTGCACTTGAGGCATTGGATGTACATCTGGCGGGGCCGCACGGTGCACTTGACGATGCCCTGGCTGTTGCGTGACAGCTTGGTGCGCAGGCCGTCGAACTTGGCGCGCATGGTGAACAGATTCCAGGAGTTGAGCATGTTGTGGTAGATGTAGATCCACTCGTCGACACGGGTGTCACAGAAATAACGGGGGCAGCCGAATATGGACAACAGGGCGGCAGTCTGCACGTCGCTTGTCTTGCTAACGTAGGACTGGAGGAGGTTGATGCCGTTGGGGGTGATTCCGGTGAGGATGAGGCCCTCCAGCTCGCCGTTTTCGATCACGTTGGTGACTGTGCGGTGCAGGAAGCGGGTCAAGTCTCCGTCATTGAGGAAGCGCAGCGCGACGCCCAGCCTTTCCCGGAGGGATATAGCGCTTTCATAAAGGATGTCCCACCAGTCATTGTCCGCGATGAACGAGAAAATAATCCTCAGGTAGGGGTCGTCCAGCTCCGAGGACAGGCGCCTGCACTGCTGCCTCCAGGCGTTGTTGCCAGGCTGGTCCTTATATGCCAGGTACCCAGCGATGGCCGTAGCGATCAGCCGCAGGCGCTCCTTCTTAGCGGAGCTGAGTATCTCAATGGCTCGCTGAACGTCGCCGAAAAACACAGCCCAGCCCGCTGCTTTCTCGTAGTTATTTAGCGATATGAGGTTCATGTATTTTTCCTCAATTTCGGTAGGGGTGAGATCCCAACCGGAAATAATCATACAGAGTTTGCGCTGGATCGGTTTCGACGTGTTTACCAGGGACCCGATATGTCGTGCCGTTTCCAGGCGTAGTCTCGTCTTTCCCCTCATCAGGATGATCTTCTCAAGTTCACGGTTAAGTTGTTTTTCTGTGAACGCACTACCTTCTTTGTATCTAGCTTGGTTTGACAGACCATCTAACCCGTTCCAAATACCATAAATACCCTCATAGCCCAGGTCCAATTCACCAGAAACCATCGTGCCGTCGTCCACGGAAGATTTCGCTATAGCTATCCAGCGCCAAGTGTTTCTAATGTAAGCGTTGTTTTGCAATGACTTTGATTGGTCTATCAGTTCCACAGTGGTCATCGGATCTAGACCGTAGCCTAACGCTGCTCGTTTTCTCATAATTGTGCTAATATCATTCTGAAGTAATTTTTCTGGCTTGACAAGGTACCGATGCTCACAAGCGGATGCTGCATCGTCATTTTCTTCGCTCTCATCGTCTGTTTCAAAATCTGAATTGTTAAACTCCTTATCCAAGGAGTTCGATTCTTCGGAATCTGAATCAGGGTTATTCGTGTTCTCGCTCAGATCTAAATCTTCGAACGTTAGATTTTTCATTCCCGCCCTCAAGTTTTTGGATAGAGACTGCTGGGTTCTACACGAAATGCGAAGCTCTTTGGTTTCACCTTTGTTGTTATCAGTCGCCATGAAACTGTTCATGTTGTCAAATGCGACTTTGCATACACCCCCTGGCGTGCTCATACGGTAAATAGTCCCTGATTGACGCATGCAGATAAAGTTCGAGTCGTTGTTACTCTTAGGTATATAGTCAAAAGTCACAACGCGGTCGTAGGTTGTGGGAATATCATTAACTGTAGACACAAAGAGTTCCTCCATCTGTGGTCCAGGTGTCGTATCTCCAGATTCCGAGCTACTCGCGTTAGAGGATAACGGTATACTTCCCAATCTCCATCTCCGTATGACTTCACCGTTGTGTAACGTGCAGAATTCCAATCCTCGGACCGCTGACCAGCGGAAACAGGAATTCATATACTTCCTGGAGGCAGCGCCATGCCCCACTAGCTTTTCGAACTGCAATAAGGGCTTGGCTTCCAAATAGTCAGAGGAGCTTGTGTTTGATACAAGCTTCCTCCTATCCCATATTGCCAAAGTCCCATCGTCACCGTAGGAGGAAAACTGCCAACTGTTGTATGGATTGATTTTTATGTCATACGAAAGCCGGGAGGGATGCTGGTACACTGGTGTCGAAGCCCGTAGATCAACCTCTTTTATTAGGTTCGTGCTAGCTGCTATAATATTGGTTTCATTTAGAAATTTCAAAGATACCGTGCTTTCATTCTGACAGTACGAGAACGCCGGGTTCACAATATTGCTGCTCGTATTCTGGTAGTTAACGTCCCATATCTGTAGTGATGGATCACTTCGGCTTCGGTCTAGTCCCATGGCGACCAACCCATTGTTATTAATTCCAACGCTATTGATCGGCCTTTGCTGCTTTGCACGCACCTTTATATCGAACGCGTTGCTGCTCGTACCACCCACCATGCCGTCTGTCACCACTTCAAATACATTGAAAAGTCTTAGGTATCCGTTTTTCTCGGCGACCCCCACAAGGCCTACTTCAGACTGTGAATAATCCAAACACGTTATGCTACTGAAGTCTTTGAATGTGCTGGATTTCAAGATAGAGCCATCTGATTCGTCATTGGGATCTACCCTGTAATGCGTTACTTCGTCTCTTGTCGGGTTCACCGACAAATAATCGTGCCATTCGTCATTCGTCCAGTTCGTTACTTGTTTTATGAAGCCCATCACCCTTCTGAGGACTAGAGTTGAAGTCCTTTGTTGCTTGTTTAGCGAAGATGTTTTATTCAACTGATACTACCATTATTCAGCTGCAAATATGTCTGGTGTTACCCTGCCCACTATCGGTACATTTCTCCCGCCAGTAATTTCTATTTGATTAAACATCAGGAATACTACATAAAAGAGCTAGTATCTCAGAAACGACTTAAGGATTCGTTCCTGTGCAGGAGTCAGTTCGTCCTCTTCGACCTCACTGAGCTCCTCCTCTTTCATTAGAATTGGGCCATGCCAGTCAACTTCTCTTATTTTCTTTCCTTCGAAAATAAAGTCGCGTGACATCAGTTTGTGCACATCTAGACCTTCAATCTTGGCTATCTGCTTGCTAAACTGCCTCTGACATACCGTTATTGTAGATACAAGTTCAACTGGGATATCCTTTTCCTTCGCGATCTGATCGAATAGTGTTCTCACTTCACGTGAAAATGAAGCGATGCTGTCGTACTGATCAGAGTCAACTTTGGCGAGCACTCCAGCAAATGCAGGCTCAAAATTCATAAGAGCTATGAATTCTTTAGTACTCCAATGTGTCGTGACATTCTTCTGCACAAGATGCCTCACGGGATGAAAACCTAAATCGTTTATAATATCGACAGCGTCTAGGCGGGCTTGCGCCGCCTGCTGGCGTCTCACCAGCAGAGTGCTCAGTTCATCGAGCTTCGCAAGGTCATTTAGAAGTACGTCTGCAAATGCCACCCGTTTCAAGATATCCGCCGAATCCATTGAGTTGAACGAGGTGGGGTCGAATATTCTGACCAGTGGTGCTCCCCTTTTCAATTCTCGCTTCATCGACCAGTACTTACATATATCAATAGCTGTCTGCTCTGCCTCTGCTATACCAAACTTATCCAGCAGTTGTTTTAAAATCGTAGCAAAGAGTTGCGGTGCAATTGGCGTCCCGCGGTTCGTCTTCCACCTGTTCCGCGTTGGCGGTTGTTGTGCCTCCGAGCTCGTGGCCCTCTGATTTCCGCGCATGACCATCTCCTTAATATTCTCAAAGTAACGTCTAGTTTTTAGTATTCCAACTTGACAATCGCCCCACCCGGAAGGAGAGTGCTTATCGCAGAAACTTTCTAGCTTCACGCCGGGTCTGAAGTTTTTCGAAGCAGCTTCTGGCACCGTGCATCCACCGAATGTCATAAACAAACCAGCTCTTTTGGCGCAAGTAACATGATAGGCCACAAAACAGTTTTTATTACTGCATTGTATACAAGCGCCACATTTCTGCTTGCAGATATAACAGTTGAGTTTCCACCGACTTCTCGGGACCATATCGATACCTTCAATGGGCTCCATATAGTGCTGATTGGCAAAGAAAAGTTCAGGGATCCAGATTCCACATATTACATGGCCCCAAGAGCCTGTGTCAGTCTGCTTGAATGCACCAGTATTGCTGGGGCAGAAGAGGCAGTTGATTTTCCTGTTCTTTGATATCATGCATCTACGACACAACCACTGGCCTTCAGGTATAAATACAACTCCATAACATTCCTGATGCACCGCTACATCGCAACCGTCGCAGAAAACGATTGCGTTCGAATTGTCAGAATCTGTTCCATTGCATATGGCACAGGACTGGTCCGCAGAACTGCCACTGCCATCATCCGAGCCGTATAGCTCGTAATGCGCTATTGCGGCTTCAGATTCGTGCGTGCTGGACTGCTGGTTCGTGGGGTGCCGCTGCGGAATCTTGCGTTCCAAATAGAACCACTCTATCTCCAATGCCGTTATCAGAATTTCAAAAAGTTCAGCGGAAAGAGCGTTTGCGGATCCACGCGCCTTACCGCTGTTTAAATACTGTAGATACAAATCATCTTGCTCATCCATATCATACTGTACCTTAAAATCCCTCAAATATCGCGATACATCAACAAAGAACTCGTTCTCATTCCGTAGTAAGTCGTCTGTTTTCTTCATATACGCACGGCGGGCAAGATCCACGTTGAGCGTCTGCACGTTACTGCGGTACCCGTACCTGTGGAATACAGCAGGTACGTGATACTTGCCATTCAGCTGAGTCACCTTCACCTTACAGGGTTTGAAACATGTTTTCTTCAACTGCGGTCCCAGCCGTTCCACGGTCACCTTGTTCTTGTAGATGATCTGCTTGAGCGAGCCGCTGGCACGGCTGAGCTGCCGCAGCGCATTGATGCGTGCCTTGTATTCAATATCTTGAAGCGCCGTTTCTTCGCCGCTGGCCGTGAATACAGGTAGTAGTACGGAGTGATTTAGATCTGGGTAGAAGTCTCGATAATGTTTCTCTTCCCTTAGTTTTGGCCCTTCTTCCTGGGCCCGCACAGGCGTCTGACCACTAGACATTATAAAGACATAGAACGCGAGAACCGGAACTCCGTTTTCCTTCCCTCACCTGTCCATATTAATTGGTAACCGATGGTTTGTATGTGTCTCGAAAAGTGACCGAATTTTTCAAATTGGTAATGGCGCCATATGGCCGAAGAATCACACTATAGTCACGTGTACTTATAAAATGTATATAAATACTACCAGCATTCTGAGTGTTAATACCAGATTACTGGGCGCGTCGTCGCATCTATTATAATCCAAAATGTGTCTTTCTTCTCTCTCGCCAGGGCGTAAACGGTTCATTTGGCGTCGGTGCCAGAAGACATACAGGGACCATAAAATCTTATTCCTGAGGAGCGTCAGTGAACAAGAAAACCTTGCCACTGTTATTCCCTCCAACAATCCAGTTTTGCATTGGATGCCAGCTGACCACGGCGGGCACCGTCGATGTCTCCAGGTGGGATAGCTGCTCACCGCGACTGGTGTATATGTCGATGGCACGCTTCATGTTTGCAATGGCAAAGACATCCATGTTCAGCTTGAAGCGAGCCTTGAGTACGCTGACCCAGCGTCCCGATTTACAATTGTGCTGTATGGTGAAGTCTGGCTGCAATTCAGAAGGTAAGTCGGCTCTTGCGTTGAAAAGACGGACCGTGTTGTCATATCCGTTGCAGACAAGCGTATGGTCGATGGGCGCATACGATACAGCGGAAACGGACAGCCTTGAATTGTATGTCGAGACAACCTCGTGACTGGCGTAGTCCTCGTACTGGGACCAGTCAGGTTTGGCCACGGTCTTGCGCAAGTCCCATATACGCAGCGTTCTGTCCAGGGAGGCTGTCGCCACACTGTAGGGCCTGCTGGGGTCAATGGCCATGCATCCGATTTTCTTGTCCGATAGACGCATAATATTCATTGTATCGGGCTTGGTACGGAGGTCTCGTTGAGCAAATTCGCCTCCTAGGGTGGTGAGCATGACCACGTTCGGACTGTCATAGCTGAACTGGCAGTCGCTGATCCCGAGCGTGTCACCATGTTCATTTTGAAAGTGGAGCAGCTCGTCGCTTTTTAGCGACTGCATGTCAATAGACCGCAATGCGCCGTCGTAGGAGGCAGCTAGAATCTTGCTAGAGTCTGTGGGGAACACCTCTATTTTGCTGACATTCCTGGAAAAAAGCTTGAAGCGGGTGATATCTGGGACGGAGTCCGGATGCTCTGGGTCCGGGTTTTCGTCCGCAACGTTCCACAGCCCCACCGTGCCCGCTGTGTCACCGCCGACTATCAGCTTCTTCTCCTGGGAAGGATGGAAGCAGAGTGCCGTAACCCGCTCGTGCACAATGGCCAACTCCTTCGGGTCAAAAACGTCAtactgctgcagccgcaTCTCCTCTCGCAGCCGCTGCACCTCTGGATTCGGCTTCTGAtgccgctgcagctcctcgaAGAAGTCACCGCCGGAAAAGCTCTTATCGGCATACCGCCGAAACTTCTCCAGGAGCTCGCCATCGTCCTCCGACTTGATGAGGTCGCTAAGCTTTATGTCACCGACCACGCGCGCCTCCTTCAGCTCTTTCCACTCCTCTTCCTGTTTCACATTCTGTGCTGTGTCGCTCCCCGCGCCGGCCTCGCCTTCCACATCAGCGGCCTCCCCTCGCAGACGCCTGGAACGCCTAGTCGGAATAGGTGCTGGTTTCGCCTCCCTCTTAACAGGGGCCTTGCCCTGTTTTTTCTTAACTGCCCCGCCCGATGCCTTCCGATGGTCTTCGATGCCTGCCTCGCTTCTTATCCTGGCAGGGATACCTGCAAGGTTGAGTTTCTTCAGCAATTCATTATTGCGCTTAATATTCTCCAGGCGCCGCTTATTAAACTCGCTATTGGCCGTCATTTCACGATGCGATACCGAGCTTTTTGGTGCAGAATGGGCTGCGCGTCGTTGCAGGGAATCATCCAGTTTGGCAGTTTCACATACTAAACGTACATGAAAAATTCAGATAGCGAACCCATCACCAGACCCAAAGGGAACGTCCGCACACTGGAATTCAGTATATACTAGGCTAACGAAATGGTTAGCAACATTCTATCAGTATTTAACCCTCCACCATCGCGCGACCTAACAGAGGAGGAAACCAAGGACTGCCTTCCATGCCAGCTTATGAGTTCTGCGTTTGCACTAGGCTTTGGTTCCTATCTGCTCAGCGGGCGTGCGTTCCGCTATAACGAGAAAGACAAGGCCAAAGGAATTACTTTGGAAGAGTTCAACAGATACAATCCAGCATGGTGGAGAAACTCTCTGCGGACGgtgggcggcgcgctggtGCTGTTGGGGGTGGTTCGCGGCACCGAAGGCTGGCTGTGGAACTCAGACAAATATACCAAGGAGAAGAACAGCAGGTAAAAAGACATTGCTCTATGAATACATGCATATACGTGATACATAGATGTTATACGTCGGGAGAggggcgcgggcggcgcggcgcgctACCTGCCGCTCCTAGCGGCCATGGCAGCCTGGGCGGAGCGCTCGAGCTGCCTGTTGACGAGCCTTGCGCGCTCCATTTCCTCGCGCTGGATCATCTTATCCGCTTTGATGCGCTTTTTAATCTTTTTACACCAATGTCTGAATGTCCTTTGATAATCGTCGCTGTCGTTGTACTTGGTTATGTAGCGGTGAGTCATAAGCTCCTGCAGGGAAGAGCGCTTACGCTCGTCCTTCACACAACAGCAGTTAACGAAGTCCATAATATCCGCCGAAAAGTCGCCGCTTGCCGGAAGCGAGGGCGGCTCTTCGTTGACTATCCTCTGCAGTAGATCTAAAATGCCTTCGGGAGTATCGTTGTGGCCGCCAAGTGGGAACTCGCCTGTCACTAGTTCTATAATCATTAATCCTAGGGACCAGACGTCCCCCTTGGTATTATAACAACTACCCTGTATGCGTTCTGGCGACATATATGTGGAGGTGCCCACGAAGGTGTCAGCAATGGAATCGATCATTTTCTTTGAGACACCGAAGTCGCATATTTTGACAAAGCCTTTGGAGTTTATAAGGATGTTCGATGGCTTGATATCACGGTGGATGATCTTGTAGTCCTGATATAAATATGATAGCCCGTTTAGAACTGCGTAAGAGATCTTGGAGAGTGACAGTTCGGTGAACCACGAGGTAGAAGCGTTCATAGGAACCTTGTTTCTGCTGCAGTACCGCCTGTAGGTACTGGAGATCTTGTCCAACGAGCCACAGTCCATGTACTCCATCAAGATGATGATTTCGTGGTTTTTTATCGCGGTGTAGTAGGCACCATAGAAACCAACTATGTTCTTCTGCTCCTTCACATTCTTCATGATCGTGAGCTCACGCATCAATTGGTTTTTGACGAGCTCGCTGTTTTCAACAGGGATGGATTTCTTGGCGATGATTCGAGAGTCTGGCACGTGGAGGGTCTTAACCACAGTCCCAGAATTGCCGGCCCCAATCTTGCCTAGCTGCACGAGATCTTCCAGCTGGATGTCGTTGTTATCATCCTGGAATATAGATAGCCGGGAGAACTTGGTCGACAATCGGTTGTCGCGTTTATTGCTCGTGATCTTGCTGGGCACAATGGGGCTTACGCTAGTCGATGAGTCCGAGTTTGTTGGACTGGGCTGCGCGATGACAACTTTCGACTTCACGCCCTCTGGTTCAATGTTCAAGTTGAGGGGCTTCTGCATGCGCTTCATGCGCAGCGTCATGCACGGCTTCCCCCCGCGTAGCTGGTTGTCCGGCGTTCCGTTGTGAAACAGACCCGGCCGCTGGGTGGCCGGTTCCGCAGCGCGCTGGCTACTAGCCATGTCCAGGACACCCTGTACTGATGCAGGACCCGGTACGCTCCCCAGGCCCCAGACCGGCTCTGGGCTCCGCATGGGCCTGGCCCCGGCCTTGAGCAGCGTCGGCGCCCCCGAAAGCCTGTCCTCCGTCGCGCGCAGTATGTCACCCCTTGCTGCgccctccagctcctcACTGCCTCCGGCCTCGAGCGTCAATTTCTTGAGGTTCTTACGTTTCAGGCTCTTGGTTTGAAAGATGTGTTGACTCATCTGCTTCTATTATTGGCCATCTGCACGCAAATACGCACTTAGTTCGCTGCTCGTGATAAGAACCCCAGTAATGCAAAGATAAACGCTGCAACAGGTACCGTCTAGTCCTGGTGAAGCGATTCTTGTCGCTTCGAAGATCCGTTAATATATTCTGCGAGCCCACTGCCTGAAATATTGCGGGCCTGCTTTTTTACACGTCCAAATAGACACACAGAGCGCATCGCCAGTCGCACCGCTTTGGCTAATGTACTCATAACGCGCAGACTGCCGCGCCTGGTTCCTAGCTGGTCATCTGCGCTGGCCGAGATGAGCCCCTGTGGGTCACGTGATACAAACAGTGCAACATCGATAAAACACCGATCCGGGTGTGTGGGTGTGTTGGAAactgtcacgtgattggAATTCAAGCGTGCGAGACCCGCTATCTCTTGGGGTGGTTCGCTCGGCTGACGGCATCATTGAATCCATCAGACAGGGACCGTTCACGAGCGTCGGCGCACTCGTAGAGCTCACCATTATCTCTAGTAGTGTCCCATTACTTACTCATCGCTGTCGTCCTTGGTGTCCGGCGTGTGAGCTCGCAGATCATTGCTTACGACACCGCAGGTGCCACGCCGGTCGTCACGTGACTAGCGTAGATCGCTGGCTCTAATATGTCGGTTCATCGACAGATGCCAAGCATCAAACGGGCCGTCACTATCCCGCATACCAGCGTGGTGGACAGTACAACCGCCATATAAGCGCGGTATGGCCTCTTTATGGCTCTCTCCGTTCACCTGGCGCGCGATTGAGGAGAGAGAAGGAGCCTGCGTTTCTGGTCGCGCGATCGGGCAATAACGATAGCACCTAATGAAGCATTAATGTCCCTCATTTATTTGTGCGGGGTGCCCCTATACCTAGACAGGAATTTTCTAGCTAAGCGCGTCCTAACAGTCAGTCCTTATCTCTGTGCCATATCGCTATCGTGGTATGCCTTCCCGTACCAGTACGCGGCACCCACACACATCCAGTTTCTTCTACATCACCATGAACGTGCATCGCGGTTGCACGTGCGTAGATCATTTACATAATAAAGCGTGGAGCCGCTCAGCTGGCTGCGGACCGGCGGTGGGCGTCGGGAGCCTCACCAGTGCTCGACGCAAAGGGCGCACGTTGCTGAAGCACCAATGCTGCCCTGGTCTTCGCACGACCACCAGCGGAGCCTCCGCCGGTAAGGCACGTGACGTGGCACATGACTATGCATTATAATCACGCGGGACGAATGTTTGGGACCGAGCTTTCACGAAAAATTTTCTGGAACCCAGCTCTTGCACAGTTCGGGTGGCAAACAACAGAAGGATAATATAACAACGACACATACCATCCGAGCAGCAGTGCCGACGATTTACTGCTATCTTTGATCACGTACCAGGACTCCCGCAAACGAACTTAAGGGCTAGAGTGATCTCAGATAGATATAGACCACCAAAGCGAGTACACATAATATAGACGATGAGCGAGGATTGGAAAAAAAAGCTGAACATCCCCAAGAAGGATACAAGGCCGCAGACGGATGACGTGTTGAACACCAAGGGGAATACGTTCGAAGATTTCTACTTGCGGCGCGAGCTCTTGATGGGAATCTTTGAGGCGGGATTCGAAAGGCCATCGCCGATCCAGGAGGAGGCGATTCCAATCGCGTTGGCACGGCGGGACATCCTAGCGCGCGCGAAAAACGGCACGGGGAAGACGGCGGCATTTGTGATTCCGACGCTGGAGATCGTCAAGCCGAAGGTTAATAAGATTCAGGCGTTGATAATGGTTCCCACGCGAGAGCTGGCACTGCAGACATCGCAGGTGGTGCGCACTCTGGGCAAGCACTGCGGGATATCATGTATGGTCACGACCGGCGGGACGAACCTGCGGGACGATATAATGAGGTTGAACGAGCCTGTACATGTTCTGGTTGGTACTCCTGGTAGAGTATTGGATTTAGCGTCACGGAAGGTGGCGGACTTGAGCGAGTGCTCCCTCTTCGTGATGGACGAGGCCGACAAAATGCTGAGTCGCGATTTCAAGTCGCTGGTCGAACAGATCCTATCTTTCTTACCGCAGAATCACCAGTCGCTGCTCTTTAGTGCGACCTTTCCTCTCACTGTTAAAGAATTCATGGTAAAACACCTTAATAAGCCGTACGAGATTAACCTGATGGACGAACTAACGTTGAAGGGTATTACGCAGTACTACGCATTTGTGGAGGAACGGCAAAAGTTGCATTGCTTGAATACGTTGTTCAGCAAACTACAGATTAACCAAGCTATAATATTTTGTAACTCTACCAACCGGGTCGAGTTACTAGCCAAGAAAATCACCGATCTAGGCTATTCATGCTACTATTCTCATGCGAGGATGAAACAGCAGGAAAGAAACAAGGTGTTTCACGAGTTTCGCCAAGGCAAAGTCAGAACCTTGGTGTGCTCTGACCTACTAACCCGTGGTATAGATATACAGGCCGTCAATGTTGTCATCAACTTTGACTTCCCAAAAACTGCAGAGACCTATCTCCATCGTATTGGCCGGTCCGGAAGATTTGGTCACCTTGGTTTGGCAATCAATCTCATTAACTGGAACGACCGTTTCAACTTGTACAAAATCGAACAGGAATTGGGAACAGAGATTGCAGCTATCCCGGCGCAAATAGACAAATCTCTCTACGTGGCAGAGGACACTAGCGCTGTCCCAGTCCCCTTTCCTCTAGACACAATGCAAGGCAATGCTAGAGCTGCTCAGCAAATGCCACATCCTCAGCAGCAAGCGCAACTCGGAGGTATGCCGCAGCCCATCCCCCAGCAGATACAGCCCCCCCTCGCCCACCAACAAGCCCAGCCTCCTCCACAGGTATATCCTCCTCAAATGTATCACCAGGGCATCCCACCCCAACAGTTTGCTAACCCCCCGCAATTTTAACTGTCGCCTACCTAGGTTGCTAGATTTTCACCTGTGACCTATGTTCATTTTCTTTACCTTTTTGTTACAAAACCAGCGAGCCTCTATACATTAAAACCACCAGTTCCAACAATTTAAACCGTTA contains:
- the DHH1 gene encoding DExD/H-box ATP-dependent RNA helicase DHH1 (Syntenic homolog of Saccharomyces cerevisiae YDL160C (DHH1)) — encoded protein: MSEDWKKKLNIPKKDTRPQTDDVLNTKGNTFEDFYLRRELLMGIFEAGFERPSPIQEEAIPIALARRDILARAKNGTGKTAAFVIPTLEIVKPKVNKIQALIMVPTRELALQTSQVVRTLGKHCGISCMVTTGGTNLRDDIMRLNEPVHVLVGTPGRVLDLASRKVADLSECSLFVMDEADKMLSRDFKSLVEQILSFLPQNHQSLLFSATFPLTVKEFMVKHLNKPYEINLMDELTLKGITQYYAFVEERQKLHCLNTLFSKLQINQAIIFCNSTNRVELLAKKITDLGYSCYYSHARMKQQERNKVFHEFRQGKVRTLVCSDLLTRGIDIQAVNVVINFDFPKTAETYLHRIGRSGRFGHLGLAINLINWNDRFNLYKIEQELGTEIAAIPAQIDKSLYVAEDTSAVPVPFPLDTMQGNARAAQQMPHPQQQAQLGGMPQPIPQQIQPPLAHQQAQPPPQVYPPQMYHQGIPPQQFANPPQF